The following are encoded in a window of Staphylospora marina genomic DNA:
- a CDS encoding TIGR04086 family membrane protein, whose amino-acid sequence MKETFLEWGKRGLSSPWLTGQLWLWGLILAGSFTAALLLRYSSLDSSSLPTIAYSVNALSLFAAGFAAARKARSRGWIHGGTQGLIYAATILLISFLAFDARPTLHPFVLIASSFGTGALGGMLGVNTGSRFR is encoded by the coding sequence ATGAAGGAAACGTTCCTTGAGTGGGGCAAACGCGGGCTGTCCTCCCCGTGGTTGACCGGTCAGCTGTGGTTGTGGGGATTGATTCTCGCCGGCTCGTTCACTGCTGCCCTGTTGCTGCGGTATTCATCCCTGGATTCTTCTTCCTTGCCGACCATCGCTTACTCCGTCAATGCCCTGTCCCTTTTTGCGGCGGGGTTTGCCGCCGCCCGCAAGGCACGTTCACGGGGCTGGATTCACGGCGGTACTCAAGGGCTGATCTATGCCGCCACCATCCTCTTGATCAGTTTTTTGGCCTTTGATGCCCGTCCGACATTGCATCCGTTTGTTCTGATCGCTTCTTCCTTCGGAACGGGAGCATTGGGAGGAATGCTCGGAGTGAACACGGGAAGCCGTTTCCGCTGA
- a CDS encoding cation diffusion facilitator family transporter — protein sequence MSRRLSEVRKGAWLSLTVNLFLAVLKTVVGWLFGSRALLADGINSATDVVSSLAVLYGIRLAHTPPDEEHPYGHGKAEIVISAVISMIVAWAGIEAGITAAKAFFKPLEPPTWPALAAGLLSIAVKEGMFRYSLWLGTKWNSRSMIASAWDHRADAVATVAALVGIAGAMVAPVVGAPWLALLDPMAGVLVAVLILRVAVRLFKDALRSGMDRVLEEEEVRGMKEVADSVPGVIRIDRLLAREHGHYVIVDIRVAVDPRITVEEGHAIGKQVKRKLLESFDHVEDVFVHLNPWGEDEH from the coding sequence ATGAGTCGGCGTTTGTCCGAGGTTCGGAAGGGAGCCTGGTTGTCACTGACGGTCAATCTCTTTTTGGCCGTATTGAAAACGGTCGTCGGATGGCTGTTCGGCAGCCGGGCCTTGTTGGCTGACGGGATCAATTCGGCCACCGACGTGGTATCGTCTCTGGCGGTGCTGTACGGCATCCGCTTGGCCCACACGCCGCCGGATGAAGAACATCCCTATGGACACGGGAAGGCTGAAATCGTCATCAGTGCCGTCATTTCCATGATCGTGGCCTGGGCGGGCATCGAAGCGGGGATCACCGCGGCGAAAGCGTTTTTCAAGCCGCTTGAACCGCCGACTTGGCCCGCTTTGGCGGCGGGACTGTTGTCCATTGCGGTGAAGGAGGGCATGTTCCGGTATTCCCTGTGGTTGGGAACGAAGTGGAACAGCCGGTCGATGATCGCCAGTGCCTGGGATCACAGGGCGGATGCGGTGGCCACCGTTGCGGCCTTGGTCGGCATTGCCGGGGCCATGGTGGCTCCCGTCGTGGGGGCTCCGTGGCTGGCGCTGCTCGATCCGATGGCGGGAGTTTTGGTGGCGGTGCTCATTTTGCGCGTGGCGGTCCGGTTGTTCAAGGACGCACTCCGGTCGGGCATGGACCGGGTGCTCGAAGAAGAGGAAGTCCGCGGGATGAAGGAAGTGGCCGATTCCGTTCCGGGAGTGATCCGCATTGACCGGTTGCTCGCCCGGGAACACGGTCATTACGTCATCGTGGACATCCGGGTGGCCGTTGATCCCCGGATCACGGTGGAAGAGGGGCATGCGATCGGCAAGCAAGTGAAACGGAAGTTGCTGGAATCCTTCGATCATGTGGAAGATGTGTTCGTCCATCTCAATCCGTGGGGAGAAGACGAACATTGA
- the ruvB gene encoding Holliday junction branch migration DNA helicase RuvB translates to MEDRIISARLSSEDETVEYSLRPRTFKEYIGQTRVKENLKVYIEAAKLRKESLDHVLLYGPPGLGKTTLAQIIANELGVSIRITSGPAIERPGDLAAILTNLQPYDLLFIDEIHRLNRSVEEVLYSAMEDFALDIMIGKGPSARSVRLDLPPFTLVGATTRVGSLSSPLRDRFGVICRLEYYTPEELALIVQRAADLLNVNILGDGAEEIAFRSRGTPRIANRLLRRVRDFVQVRGDGMITGEAARDALDRIQVDKMGLDHSDHRLLLTLIEKFRGGPVGLDTLAAAVGEEAHTVEDVLEPYLLQIGFLERTPRGRVATRLCYRHFGLECPS, encoded by the coding sequence ATGGAAGACCGGATCATCTCCGCCCGGTTGTCCAGTGAGGACGAGACGGTCGAGTACAGCCTCCGCCCTCGAACGTTCAAAGAATACATCGGACAAACCCGGGTGAAGGAAAATCTCAAAGTATACATAGAAGCGGCCAAACTGCGCAAAGAGTCTTTGGATCATGTGCTTCTGTACGGACCGCCCGGATTGGGAAAGACCACGCTTGCCCAGATCATCGCCAACGAATTGGGCGTCAGCATCCGGATCACGTCGGGTCCCGCCATTGAACGACCCGGGGATCTCGCGGCGATTCTCACCAATCTCCAACCGTATGATCTTCTGTTCATCGATGAAATCCATCGCCTGAACCGGTCAGTGGAAGAAGTGCTCTATTCGGCCATGGAAGATTTCGCACTGGACATCATGATCGGCAAGGGACCGAGTGCCCGGTCCGTGCGTCTCGATCTCCCGCCGTTCACGTTGGTGGGGGCGACGACGAGGGTCGGGTCGCTTTCTTCTCCGCTTCGGGACCGTTTCGGCGTGATTTGCCGTCTCGAGTATTACACGCCGGAGGAACTGGCGCTCATCGTTCAACGAGCCGCCGATTTGCTCAACGTGAACATTTTGGGGGACGGTGCGGAGGAGATCGCATTCCGATCACGCGGGACGCCGCGGATCGCCAACCGGTTGCTGAGGAGGGTCCGTGACTTTGTGCAGGTAAGGGGAGACGGAATGATCACCGGTGAGGCGGCGCGCGATGCATTGGATCGGATCCAGGTGGACAAAATGGGGTTGGACCATTCCGATCATCGCCTGCTCCTGACGCTGATCGAGAAGTTTCGCGGGGGTCCGGTCGGACTGGACACGCTCGCGGCGGCTGTGGGAGAAGAGGCGCACACCGTGGAAGATGTCCTGGAACCGTATCTTTTGCAGATCGGATTTCTGGAGAGAACTCCCCGGGGGCGTGTGGCCACGCGGCTGTGCTACCGGCATTTCGGATTGGAGTGTCCGTCATGA
- the secD gene encoding protein translocase subunit SecD: protein MRVRKGKLALFFLLVAVILVVVSTTTTAVWSRITKGLDIQGGFEVLYEAEQGQKVNTTILAQTAQALQSRIDVLGVSEPDITVEPPNRIRVQLAGVKDQAKARELLGKQAKLTFRDPSGKQVLLEGTELKENGAKLDYDEAGRPVVSLQLKDATKFAEITRKYLGQPLPIYLDDQELSAPVVQQVIPNGQAVITGQSSAEEAKQLAALLNAGAIPLKLKEVQSYAVDASLGTDSLKDSMEAGLYAVLAIFLFMIGYYRLPGVVAVVTLIAYSYLVLLTFMLLDVTLTLPGIAAFILGIGMAVDANVIMNERIREELRNGKSVAAANRSGSKRSFLTIFDANITTIIAAAVLFAYGTAGVKGFAVSLIVGILVSFLTAVALSRLLMNLLVRSGIFRTPRWFSVREDEISDL from the coding sequence ATGAGAGTACGCAAGGGAAAACTGGCCCTGTTTTTCCTCCTGGTCGCCGTGATCCTGGTCGTGGTGTCGACCACCACCACCGCGGTCTGGAGCCGGATCACCAAAGGTCTGGATATCCAGGGCGGATTTGAGGTGCTTTACGAGGCGGAGCAGGGGCAAAAGGTCAACACGACGATTCTCGCCCAAACGGCACAGGCCCTGCAAAGCCGGATCGATGTGCTCGGTGTTTCCGAACCGGACATCACGGTGGAACCCCCCAACCGGATCCGGGTGCAGCTGGCCGGAGTGAAAGATCAGGCCAAAGCCCGCGAGTTGCTGGGCAAACAGGCGAAGCTGACGTTTCGTGACCCCTCCGGAAAACAGGTGCTTCTGGAAGGGACTGAATTGAAAGAAAACGGGGCAAAGCTGGATTATGACGAAGCGGGGCGTCCGGTCGTTTCCCTGCAGTTGAAAGACGCGACAAAATTTGCGGAGATCACCCGCAAATATTTGGGACAACCCCTTCCCATCTATCTGGATGATCAGGAGCTCAGCGCTCCGGTCGTGCAACAGGTCATCCCCAACGGCCAGGCGGTGATCACGGGGCAGAGCAGCGCGGAGGAAGCCAAACAACTGGCCGCTCTCCTGAATGCGGGCGCCATCCCGCTGAAACTCAAAGAAGTGCAAAGCTATGCGGTGGATGCCAGCCTGGGAACCGATTCGCTGAAAGACAGCATGGAGGCGGGACTTTATGCCGTTCTCGCCATCTTTCTCTTCATGATCGGTTACTACCGCCTGCCGGGCGTGGTGGCGGTTGTCACGCTGATCGCTTATTCCTATCTGGTGTTGCTCACGTTCATGCTTCTGGACGTGACGCTCACCTTGCCGGGCATTGCCGCATTCATTCTGGGGATCGGAATGGCGGTCGATGCCAACGTGATCATGAACGAACGCATCCGGGAAGAGCTGCGCAACGGGAAAAGCGTCGCTGCGGCCAATCGCTCCGGCTCCAAGCGCTCTTTCCTGACCATTTTTGACGCGAACATCACGACGATCATCGCCGCGGCGGTGCTGTTCGCATACGGAACCGCCGGAGTGAAGGGCTTTGCGGTCTCGTTGATCGTCGGAATTCTGGTCAGCTTCCTCACGGCGGTGGCCTTGTCCCGATTGTTGATGAATCTGCTGGTACGCTCGGGCATCTTCAGAACGCCGCGGTGGTTCAGCGTCAGGGAGGATGAGATCAGTGACCTATAA
- the spoVB gene encoding stage V sporulation protein B, translating into MTKQGFLYGTLVLVGAGLLTKILGFIYRIALSRIIGDEGMGLFHMAFPILIFAVVITTAGLPVAISKMVSEAEARGEEHRVRSILAVSLFIVGLTSVLVTFLILAGAPWITGTLLTDDRALYTLIGIAPIIPVIAVSTVFRGYFQGRQNMSPYALSTIIEQSVRIVTVLLLASWLLPKGVEYAAAGAMIGMVIGEFSGLMFLIWKFKKDPKRPRLFGKPVKEKKDSFLNRSRDIIRELLKTAIPVTASRVVGSFSYAIEPIVVSQSLAFAGIATSVSTALYGQLEGMAVPLVFFPTFITYALTVSLVPAVSEAAAQNRPTLVEHRLQQAIRLSLITTVPCAILLYMLAEPLSVLLYRQPEVARLIKIMAPFTIVHALQGPFASVLQGLDHATVSMKNSIVGAVLKTGLILLLASRPELGIDGVALAINGGILCVTMLHFISLAKIAPFTLNLRDFGKLALAAAAIPVTASFLDFGHLSLLEQTLYTTLISLGAYLLMVILLRLIKRDDLSKIPFVGKWAGRFFPT; encoded by the coding sequence GTGACCAAACAGGGTTTTTTGTACGGAACGCTGGTCCTCGTCGGCGCCGGACTGCTTACGAAAATATTGGGGTTCATTTACAGGATCGCCCTTTCGCGAATCATCGGGGACGAGGGAATGGGTCTGTTTCACATGGCATTCCCCATTCTCATCTTTGCCGTGGTCATCACGACGGCCGGCCTTCCCGTGGCCATTTCCAAAATGGTTTCGGAGGCGGAAGCACGCGGAGAAGAACACCGGGTGCGATCCATTCTGGCCGTTTCCCTGTTCATCGTGGGACTCACCAGCGTGCTGGTGACTTTCCTGATTCTTGCGGGAGCCCCCTGGATCACCGGAACCCTTCTGACTGACGACCGGGCCTTGTACACGTTGATCGGAATCGCTCCGATCATTCCCGTGATCGCCGTCTCCACCGTGTTTCGGGGATATTTTCAGGGCCGGCAAAACATGAGCCCGTATGCTTTGTCCACCATCATCGAACAATCCGTCCGGATTGTCACCGTCCTGCTGCTGGCCAGTTGGTTGCTTCCCAAAGGAGTGGAATACGCGGCGGCCGGAGCCATGATCGGGATGGTGATCGGGGAATTCAGCGGATTGATGTTTCTCATCTGGAAATTCAAAAAAGATCCGAAACGTCCCCGTCTGTTCGGAAAACCGGTCAAAGAAAAAAAGGACTCGTTTCTCAATCGGTCCCGTGACATCATCCGCGAATTGCTCAAAACGGCGATTCCCGTCACCGCCAGCCGGGTGGTCGGTTCCTTTTCCTACGCGATCGAACCGATTGTGGTTTCGCAGAGTTTGGCATTCGCCGGAATCGCCACCTCCGTTTCGACCGCCCTGTACGGACAACTCGAAGGCATGGCCGTTCCTCTGGTGTTCTTTCCCACGTTCATCACCTATGCGCTCACCGTCTCCCTGGTGCCCGCGGTCAGTGAAGCGGCCGCGCAAAACCGCCCGACGTTGGTGGAACACCGCCTGCAACAAGCCATCCGCTTGTCGCTGATCACCACCGTGCCTTGTGCCATTTTGTTGTACATGCTGGCCGAACCTCTGTCCGTCCTGCTTTACAGACAGCCCGAAGTGGCCCGATTGATCAAGATCATGGCTCCGTTCACCATCGTTCATGCCCTGCAGGGGCCGTTTGCGTCCGTGTTGCAGGGGTTGGACCATGCCACGGTCTCGATGAAAAATTCCATCGTCGGTGCCGTGCTCAAAACGGGACTGATCCTTTTGCTCGCTTCCAGACCCGAGCTGGGCATTGACGGGGTGGCCTTGGCCATCAACGGAGGGATCTTGTGCGTGACCATGCTTCACTTCATTTCCCTGGCCAAAATCGCCCCGTTCACCCTGAATCTCAGGGATTTCGGCAAACTGGCCCTCGCGGCGGCGGCGATTCCGGTCACCGCTTCCTTCCTGGATTTCGGCCACCTGTCCCTGTTGGAGCAAACACTTTACACCACCTTGATCTCTCTGGGCGCGTACCTGTTGATGGTCATCTTGCTGAGACTGATCAAACGGGACGACTTGTCGAAAATCCCCTTCGTGGGCAAATGGGCCGGCCGATTTTTCCCGACCTGA
- the tgt gene encoding tRNA guanosine(34) transglycosylase Tgt — protein sequence MAVRYELIKECKQSGARLGRLHTPHGTIETPVFMPVGTQATVKAMSPEELKEMGAGIILSNTYHLFLRPGHEIVREAGGLHAFMNWDGAILTDSGGFQVFSLSSLRNITEEGVTFRSHLSGEKLFIGPEKAMEIQNALGADIIMAFDECPPWPADREYVKASTDRTYRWLKRCVAAHRRKDDQALFGIVQGGMYKDLREESARQMVELDLPGYAVGGLSVGEPKDVMYEVLGWTTPLLPKDKPRYLMGVGSPDALIQGAILGIDMFDCVLPTRIARNGTTMTSRGRIVIRNAKYARDFSPLDPECDCYTCRNYTRAYLRHLIKADEIFGLRLTTWHNLHFLLRLMEQVRQAIREDRLLDFRDEFMMKYYGTLNPQVAF from the coding sequence TTGGCAGTCAGATACGAATTGATCAAGGAATGCAAACAATCCGGTGCCCGTTTGGGGCGACTTCACACTCCGCACGGCACCATCGAAACTCCGGTGTTCATGCCGGTCGGCACACAGGCCACGGTCAAGGCGATGAGCCCGGAAGAACTGAAAGAAATGGGTGCCGGCATCATTTTGAGCAATACCTATCATCTGTTTCTCCGCCCGGGACACGAGATCGTCCGTGAAGCGGGTGGATTGCACGCATTCATGAACTGGGACGGCGCCATCCTCACCGACAGCGGCGGATTCCAGGTTTTCTCGCTGAGCTCGCTGAGGAACATCACCGAAGAGGGCGTCACCTTCCGTTCCCACCTGAGCGGCGAAAAGCTGTTCATCGGACCGGAGAAAGCCATGGAGATTCAGAATGCGCTCGGAGCCGACATCATCATGGCGTTTGATGAGTGTCCTCCTTGGCCCGCCGATCGGGAATATGTCAAGGCATCGACGGATCGTACATACCGCTGGCTGAAACGGTGTGTGGCCGCTCACCGGCGAAAGGATGACCAAGCGCTGTTCGGCATTGTGCAGGGTGGAATGTACAAGGACTTGCGGGAAGAGAGCGCCCGTCAGATGGTCGAACTGGATTTGCCCGGTTACGCGGTGGGCGGGCTCAGCGTCGGAGAGCCGAAGGACGTCATGTATGAAGTGCTCGGCTGGACAACCCCGCTATTGCCCAAGGACAAGCCGCGTTATTTGATGGGAGTCGGCTCGCCGGATGCGCTCATCCAAGGGGCCATTCTCGGGATTGACATGTTCGATTGCGTTCTTCCGACGCGGATCGCCCGGAACGGGACCACCATGACCAGCCGGGGAAGGATCGTCATCCGTAATGCCAAATATGCCCGTGATTTCTCTCCTTTGGATCCGGAATGCGATTGTTATACCTGCCGCAACTACACCCGGGCGTATTTGCGCCATTTGATCAAGGCGGACGAAATCTTCGGTCTGCGTTTGACCACTTGGCACAATCTTCATTTCCTCCTGCGCTTGATGGAGCAGGTTCGGCAGGCCATCCGGGAAGACCGTCTGCTCGATTTCCGGGACGAGTTCATGATGAAGTATTACGGAACACTGAATCCCCAAGTGGCGTTTTAA
- the yajC gene encoding preprotein translocase subunit YajC, whose product MPNQLMNLALPLLMIAVFYFLLIRPQQKRQRERMKMLGNLKKGDKVVTIGGLHGTIVDLNEERVTLKVNENTRLVFERSAVNTVANDSVTEEKAEEKKEEKSEA is encoded by the coding sequence ATGCCCAATCAATTGATGAATCTCGCATTGCCGCTGTTGATGATCGCGGTGTTTTATTTCCTGTTGATCCGCCCGCAACAGAAGCGGCAGCGTGAACGGATGAAAATGCTTGGCAATCTGAAAAAAGGCGACAAGGTCGTCACCATCGGAGGGCTGCACGGGACGATCGTGGATTTGAACGAAGAACGGGTCACCCTGAAAGTCAACGAAAACACCCGTCTGGTGTTTGAACGTTCCGCCGTCAACACGGTTGCCAACGACAGCGTCACGGAAGAGAAAGCGGAAGAGAAAAAGGAAGAAAAATCGGAAGCCTGA
- the secF gene encoding protein translocase subunit SecF: MTYKLDIMKHRNKIFLITLIVMAVCIGALLIRGLNLGIDFESGTRLDFQVGSNVDLEKAKTALKELGYENLNGRVGGPNKEYLIFRFDRTMDKAEVDHITAKLSDTFGTNVGVQEQTVSPVVGREIARNAMISVLIACVGIIIYVAFRFEYRFGVAAILALAHDAIFTVGMFSLLQLEVDLVFIAAVLTIVGYSVNDTIVIFDRIRENMELMKPKKWEDLARLVNDSIHQTMTRSINTVVTVLFAALFLWILGGESISNFSLALLFGLVAGAYSSIFVASPVWAVWKWNSMQKKKERREQPEPVLE; encoded by the coding sequence GTGACCTATAAACTGGATATCATGAAACACCGGAACAAGATCTTCCTCATTACGCTGATCGTGATGGCGGTGTGCATCGGGGCACTGCTGATCCGGGGGCTCAACCTGGGCATTGACTTTGAAAGCGGGACTCGTCTGGATTTTCAGGTGGGATCCAACGTCGATCTGGAAAAGGCCAAAACGGCCCTGAAGGAACTGGGATATGAAAATCTCAACGGTCGCGTGGGCGGGCCCAACAAGGAGTATCTGATTTTCCGGTTCGACCGTACCATGGACAAGGCGGAAGTGGATCACATCACGGCCAAACTGAGCGACACATTCGGAACGAACGTGGGCGTTCAGGAACAAACCGTTTCCCCCGTGGTGGGACGGGAGATTGCCCGCAACGCCATGATCTCCGTCCTGATCGCCTGTGTCGGGATCATCATTTACGTGGCTTTCCGGTTTGAATACCGGTTCGGGGTTGCCGCCATTCTTGCTCTCGCTCACGATGCGATTTTCACGGTGGGGATGTTCTCATTGCTCCAATTGGAAGTGGACCTGGTGTTCATCGCCGCCGTGTTGACCATCGTGGGGTATTCGGTCAACGACACGATCGTGATCTTCGACCGAATCCGCGAAAACATGGAACTGATGAAACCGAAAAAATGGGAAGATCTGGCGAGGTTGGTGAACGACAGCATTCATCAGACGATGACCCGTTCCATCAACACCGTTGTGACGGTTCTGTTCGCCGCCCTGTTTCTCTGGATTCTCGGCGGGGAAAGCATCAGCAACTTCTCACTGGCCCTGCTCTTCGGTTTGGTTGCCGGCGCGTACTCTTCCATTTTCGTGGCCAGCCCCGTTTGGGCGGTCTGGAAATGGAATTCGATGCAAAAGAAGAAAGAACGTCGCGAACAGCCCGAACCTGTTCTCGAATGA
- a CDS encoding DUF421 domain-containing protein: protein MFWSMMLRAIFLYFLLMLVLRLMGKREIGKLSIFDLIVSFMIADLSAMAIERTNEPLVYSVAAILMLAGLQILLSYVSLKSTRIRRLFDGEPLFLIRDGKIMNNNMAQARYTMDDLLQQLREKNIADVADVEFAILENNGKLSVFPKQEKRLAAKEDVYRRPMQHRFRMPVPLIIEGKVQENGLRKIGQTRFWLKNEIRKRGFSDFRDVFYASLSQDGILYVDGKNDDE, encoded by the coding sequence GTGTTTTGGTCGATGATGCTCCGAGCGATATTTTTGTATTTTTTGCTGATGCTGGTTCTCAGGTTGATGGGAAAGCGGGAGATCGGCAAACTGTCCATCTTTGACCTGATCGTTTCCTTCATGATCGCGGACCTTTCGGCCATGGCCATCGAGCGGACCAATGAGCCCTTGGTATATTCGGTCGCGGCCATCCTGATGCTGGCAGGTCTGCAGATTTTGTTGTCTTATGTGTCACTGAAAAGCACCCGGATCCGTCGCTTGTTTGACGGGGAGCCGTTGTTTTTGATCCGTGACGGAAAAATCATGAACAACAACATGGCACAGGCCCGATACACCATGGATGACCTGTTGCAGCAGCTTCGTGAAAAAAACATTGCCGACGTGGCGGATGTGGAATTTGCCATCTTGGAAAACAACGGCAAGCTCAGCGTGTTTCCGAAACAGGAAAAAAGGCTGGCCGCAAAGGAAGATGTTTATCGCCGACCGATGCAACACCGTTTCCGCATGCCGGTTCCGCTGATCATCGAAGGAAAGGTGCAGGAAAACGGATTGCGGAAAATCGGTCAAACCCGTTTTTGGCTCAAAAACGAAATCCGGAAGCGGGGATTCTCCGACTTCCGGGATGTGTTCTACGCCAGTCTCAGTCAGGACGGCATTTTGTACGTGGACGGGAAAAACGACGACGAGTGA
- the queA gene encoding tRNA preQ1(34) S-adenosylmethionine ribosyltransferase-isomerase QueA, which yields MEVSQFIFDLPKELIAQTPVAERSGSRLMTVNRVTGEITHGRFPDIVRHLNAGDVLVLNDSRVRPARLIGVKEETGAQIELLLLKPLGEDRWEALVKPAKRVKTGTVISFGGGRLRAVAEEESGVAGGRLFRLEYEAEDVETLFEELGQMPLPPYIRERLEDPERYQTVYSRAIGSAAAPTAGLHFTEEILDRLREKGVIIAFITLHVGLGTFRPVTAERIEDHVMHAEYYEIGEETATIIREAKRRGNRVVAVGTTTVRTLETVARDFGEVRASSGWTDIFIYPGFRFRVIDALLTNFHLPGSTLIMLVSALAGRERILKAYEEAVRERYRFFSFGDAMLIV from the coding sequence ATGGAGGTTTCCCAATTCATCTTTGATTTGCCCAAAGAATTGATCGCGCAGACGCCTGTCGCCGAGCGTTCGGGATCCCGGCTGATGACGGTGAACCGCGTGACGGGGGAGATCACTCACGGGCGGTTTCCCGACATCGTCCGGCATCTGAATGCCGGAGATGTATTGGTGCTCAATGACAGCCGCGTCCGCCCGGCCCGGCTGATCGGCGTGAAGGAAGAGACGGGAGCGCAAATCGAGTTGTTGCTCCTGAAACCGCTCGGTGAGGATCGCTGGGAAGCCCTGGTGAAGCCGGCCAAACGGGTCAAAACGGGTACCGTGATCTCTTTCGGGGGAGGACGGCTTCGTGCCGTGGCGGAGGAAGAAAGCGGAGTGGCCGGGGGACGGCTGTTCCGGCTGGAGTATGAAGCGGAAGATGTGGAAACGCTGTTTGAGGAATTGGGGCAGATGCCTCTGCCTCCGTACATTCGCGAAAGGCTGGAGGATCCGGAACGGTACCAGACCGTTTATTCGCGGGCGATCGGTTCGGCAGCGGCTCCCACCGCGGGGCTTCATTTCACGGAAGAGATTTTGGATCGGCTTCGGGAAAAAGGGGTGATCATCGCGTTCATCACCTTGCATGTGGGGTTGGGAACGTTCAGGCCGGTCACCGCCGAGCGGATCGAAGACCATGTCATGCATGCGGAGTACTATGAAATCGGCGAGGAAACGGCAACCATCATCCGGGAGGCCAAGCGGCGCGGAAACCGGGTGGTGGCCGTGGGAACGACCACGGTGCGCACGTTGGAAACGGTGGCCCGCGACTTCGGCGAAGTTCGGGCAAGCAGCGGATGGACGGACATTTTCATCTACCCGGGGTTCCGGTTTCGGGTGATCGATGCACTGCTCACCAACTTCCACCTTCCCGGTTCCACGCTGATCATGCTGGTCAGTGCGCTGGCGGGGCGGGAGAGGATCCTGAAAGCCTACGAAGAAGCGGTGAGAGAGCGGTACCGGTTCTTCAGCTTCGGGGATGCCATGCTCATCGTGTGA
- a CDS encoding post-transcriptional regulator, translating into MTKHATLKSVGRERQGSPELLSEKELMRCIEDLCNSKAAEFRMYGYENVTGEQIWACVSENYRRGWPRLNRLVNDIMSLKANRFMNWLMLSVYKD; encoded by the coding sequence ATGACGAAACACGCGACGCTCAAGTCTGTCGGCAGGGAACGTCAAGGCTCCCCGGAGCTCTTGAGCGAAAAAGAGCTGATGCGTTGCATCGAGGACCTTTGCAACAGCAAAGCGGCGGAGTTCCGGATGTACGGTTACGAAAATGTCACCGGAGAGCAAATCTGGGCTTGCGTTTCGGAAAATTATCGGCGCGGTTGGCCGCGGCTCAACCGGCTGGTCAATGACATCATGTCGCTCAAGGCCAACCGGTTCATGAACTGGCTCATGCTTTCCGTGTACAAGGATTGA
- a CDS encoding DUF2905 domain-containing protein — protein MNPVAKTLIVIGGVLVLLGLLWQVGGKWLPLGRLPGDIVIEKENMKFYFPIVTCIVISLLLSLISWLFRLFR, from the coding sequence ATGAATCCAGTGGCCAAAACACTCATTGTGATCGGCGGGGTGCTTGTCCTGCTGGGACTCCTGTGGCAGGTCGGCGGAAAATGGCTTCCGCTCGGCAGGCTCCCCGGAGACATCGTGATCGAAAAGGAAAACATGAAATTTTATTTTCCCATTGTCACCTGTATCGTCATCAGCCTGCTCCTGTCGCTGATCAGCTGGCTGTTCCGTCTGTTCCGCTGA